CAATGCGTGGGTGTTTCAGGGCATCCGGTTTTTCTTTGACCTGGCGGCGGGCTTGTCGCGCACCTATAGCCGCCGCGACAAGATAGAGGCGCACTATGCCCCCGTGGCCCTGGTGACGCTGCCCATCATTTGGCTGACCGTAGTTACGGCAGGCTTCACGCTAATTTACTGGGGCCTGGGCGAGCGGGATTGGCTGGACTGCTTTCAGCTTAGCGGCTCCTCCCTGCTCACGCTGGGCACGCACAAAACGCGCGGCGCCGTCGTCACGGTGTTCACCTTCGCCGAGGCTACCATGGGCCTGTTGCTCATGACCCTGCTGATTTCCTACCTGCCCACCATCTACCAGGCTTTTTCAAGGCGTGAGCTGGTGGTGGCCCGCCTGGAGCTGCGCGCCGGGGCTCCCACCTCGGCCTGCACCTTGCTCACGTGGCTGAACCGCAGCGGCTCCCTGCTGGACGACGATGAGCAGTGGGAGCGGTGGGAAGAGTGGTTTATGGAAATCGAGGAAAGCCACACGTCGTTGCCCATTATCTCGTTTTTCCGGTCGCCGCAGCCGGGGCGCTCCTGGGTAACGGCCGCCGGCCTCATACTGGACACGGCCGCCTTGATGTTTAGCGTAGCAGAAGGCCCGCGCAGCCGCCAGGCCGAGCTGACCTTTAAAGCGGGCTGCATTGCCCTGAATCGGGTGTATCGTTTCTTTGACGAGCGGGGCCGCACCGGGCCGACTTCCCTCATCGAAGACAACGACCCCATCGAAGACCCGGAACGCGCCGACTTCGACCACGTATGTGAGGAGCTGCAAGCCAATGGCTTTCAGCTGCGCCCCAACCGCGACGAAGCCTGGCAGCAGTACCACACCCTGCGCAGCCGCTACCGCGAAGCCCTAGACTTCCTGGCTCGTCTCACCGTTGCGCCTGAGTTGAAGGCCGTCCGGTAAAGCAACTTTATACCCCTTCATCGGGCAGTATTTGCACGTCCTGCACTAGCACCATCTTCTCGATTTCACGGCCGCGGGGGGTGTTGGCCAGGCCGCCCAGGGCGGTTTCCTTGTAGCGGGTTTCCATGCTCTGGCCCACTTCGCCCAGGGCCGCCACGCACTGGTCCACGGGAATAACGGGGTCGACGCCGGCAATGGCAATCTGGGCCGAGCTGAAGGCAATGGCGGCGGCCGAGGCGTTGCGCACCACGCAGGGCACTTCTACCAGCCCCGCCACCGGGTCGCAGACCAGTCCCAGCATACACTGTATGGTAATGGCTACGGCGGCAAACGTCTGCTCCACCGAGCCGCCCAGGCAATACACAATGGCCCCGGCGCCCATGGCGGCGGCTGAGCCGGTTTCGGCCTGGCAGCCGCCCACAGCCCCAGCCAGGGAGGCATTTTGCTCGATGATGAGGGCAATACCCGCCGCCACCAGTAACCCCTCCAGAATGGCGCGGTCCGGGAGCCGGTGCAGGTCCTGGAGCGTAACCAGCACGCCCGGCAAGATGCCCGAAGCCCCGGCTGTGGGCGCCGCCACCACCCGGCCCATGCACGAATTCACCTCCTTGGCCCCCAAAGCCCGCGTAACCAGCTGCTTGAACTCCGGCGACAGAACCGTAACCGGTGAGGCGGCAATCTTTTTGGCGCCGTTGTTGACCATGCCCGAGCGGGACGTCATATTCTGGGTCAGGCCGGTGTGCACGGCGTCGCGCATCACGTCGTAAGCCCGCTGCAAGCCGGTCCAGATTTCCTCTTCGGTGCGGCCCTTCTGCTCTACTTCGTACGCCAGCACGGGCTGAAACAGCGGCTCACCCGTGGCCGCGCAGTGCGCCTGCCAGGAAGCGAAATCGGTAAAGAGTAATGACATGGTGCGGGGTGGGTGGGAAGGTGGGACGGGCAACGAAAAAAGACTGCTGCAATAACGCGCATAGCGCAGCGGAGGTGCGAAAACCGGCCGTGTTCCGCCCCGAAAGTTCGGCAAAAACCACCGACTACATCAGTGCCCCACGCGCAGCCGCAGCTACACATGGGGCATGTAGGCTGCAGCGCAAGCTGGGTAGTTCGCGCATCGGCTGAGCCGTTGAGAAATATTGTTCTAACGGCCCACCGATACGCGCACTACCCAGCTTGTGCTGCAGCCTACGCCTCCTGCTTTTCGCTCACCAGCTTGATGGCGGCCGAGTTGATGCACAGGCGCAGGCCGCTGGGCGGGGGGCCGTCGGGGAAAACGTGGCCCTGGTGGGCGTCGCAGGTGTTGCAGAGCACTTCCACGCGGGTCATGCCGTAGCTGGTGTCCTTCTTGTAACGCAGGGCATTGTCCTTGACCGGCTGCGTGAAGCTCGGCCAGCCCGTGCCCGACTCAAACTTGGTGCGCGAGTCGTAGAGCGGGGTGCCGCAGCACACGCAGGCGTACAGGCCGGCCTCGTGGGCTTCGCAGTATTCGCCGGTAAAGGCCCGCTCGGTGCCGTGCTGGCGGGTGATGTAGTACTGCTCGGGCGTGAGCTGCTGGCGCCACTCGGCGTCGGTTTTTTCTACGCGGGTATCGGGGGCCGGGCTGCCGTGGTTGGCCAGCCGGATAACGTCGTTCCAGGTTTGCATAAGCTGGGCAAGAGTGAGTGTAATGCTGAGTTCCTGTGAAACGCGGCCGGTGGGCAGGAAGTTTGCGGAACGGCGTGATGGGGTAGCGTGAACCGTAAACCGTAGGTCAGCAAAGCTAGAGTGGTTCCCTATTCCAGTGTACAGGTTCGTGCTTGCCAGACCCCAACCCCTCCTTGGTAGGCAGGGGCTGGAGTTAAGAAACAAGAGTTTATAACTGCTCGAATGTGTCGCGGACTGACCACTTGCGCCACTGCTGCCGGGCGAAGCGGAGAAAGGCGGGCGGCGCAGCCCGAAACTCCTTTTCCGTTTCGTAGCGGCCTGCTGTCAGCAGATAGCCTTCGGGGGCCTCAAGCTGGCGCTTACCAAGCGTGTCGAGGCAACACGGATTGGCGGGTGCGCGCTGGCTTATCGGCACCGAATCGACCTGCACGACGGTGTAGCCGCGCAAAGCATACTTTGCCGGACCTTCGCGCATGATAAGCTTGAGCTGGGAAGGGCTTACGTCGCTGCGGCAGGTGAGCTTGTACACCAGCGTGGTTTCGGTCTGCCCGTCGTGGTCAAGGTCCGTGACGGAGGTAGCGCCGGGCAGCGGACCAAGCCACATGTCGAACGGGCAGTTATGCACGGCATCCTGCAAACGCCACAGCTCTTGCCAGCGCCCGGCGCGTCGCACATACTGGCGAGCAAACAACTCCACGTAGTGCTCTGGCTCGGTATACTTCGTTGCTTTCTCCAGCAGTGGCCCCCGCCGGGTCAGTACCAGCAAATTGTCGCCGTTTGCATCGGTCCATTGCCTGGTTTCTAGCAGTGTACCCGGTGGCCGGCTGGTGGTCGGCAGTTGAATAGCTTTCAGTCGCCGTATAGGAATGGAGTCTGAATTTGCTGGCGCCGGAGCAGCAGGCCCACGTGCTACGCTAGGGGCTGCCGCTTCCTGAGGATGTTTTGAGCCTTCGCTGCACGCGGCTAAGGCCATCAGCAGCCCCAGTACCCAGCTTTTTCTTAGTACCATTATCTAGCAGAGAATTTGCCAAGTATACTCATGAAACTCCTTTCCGCCGCCCAAACTCGCGCCCTCGACCAGGCCACCATCGAGCAGCAGCGCCTTGGTCCGGGGCAGCTCATGGAGCGGGCCGCCACGGCCTGCACCAACTGGCTGCTCGACACCGTGGCGCCTAGCTACGACTTGCCCCTGCACATCTTCTGCGGGCCCGGCAACAACGGCGGCGACGGGCTGGTAATGGCCCGCCAGCTCCACCTGGCCGGCTACGCCCCGCAGGTGTGGCTGCTGCCCGCCGCCCACCGCTCCGCCGACTTCGAGCTGCACCGCCAGCGCCTGCCCGCCGAGCTGGCCGTGGCCGAGCTGGAAGCAAATCAGCTGCCAACTATTCCGCCCGAGGCGTGGGTTATTGATGCCCTGTTCGGCACGGGCCTGAGCCGGCCGCTGGAAGGCTTGGCCGCGCAGGTGGTCGAGCACCTCAACCAGTCCGGCGCGGCCATCGTCGCCATCGACCTGCCCTCCGGCCTTTTCGCCGACGCTCCTCAGCCCGCTGACAGCGCCGTAGTGCGGGCCCGCACCACCGTGGGTTTTCAGCTGCCCAAGCTGGCCTACTTGCTGCCCCGCAATGCGCCTTTTGTGGGCGACTGGACCGTGTTGCCCATTGGTCTGGACACCGACTTTATCCACAGCACTCCGGTGGATAACTACTTTGTGGACGCTGAATTCGTGGCGGGCCGGCTGCCGCGGCGGGGCCGGTTTTCACACAAGGGCACGTTTGGGCATGCCCTCCTGCTGGCGGGCAGCCGCGGCAAGATTGGGGCGGCCCTGCTGGCGGCGCGGGCTTGCCTGCGTGGGGGCGTGGGCCTGCTCACCGTACACGCGCCGGCCGTGGGCTACTCCATCCTGCAAACCGCCGTGCCCGAAGCCATGACGCTTACCGACCCGGCCCCCAATTTCCTAACCGAGCTGCCGGAGCTGGCTCCGTACGCGGCCGTGGGCATAGGGCCGGGGCTGGGCCAGGAAGACGCCACGGCCGAGGTGCTGCGCCGGCTGCTGCACCAGGCCGCAGCGGCCCGGCTGCCTCTGGTGCTCGACGCCGACGCCCTTAACCTGCTCTCCCGCCACCGCGACCTGCTGGCCCTGCTGCCCCCCGACGCCCTGCTTACTCCCCACCCCAAAGAGTTTGAGCGCCTCACCGGCGAAGCCGCCCGCAACGACTACCACCGCTTGGAGCAGCTGCGCAGCTTCTGCCGCCAACACCGCTGCTACTGTGTGCTCAAAGGCGCCTACACCGCCCTGGGCACCCCCGACGGCCCGGTATACTTCAACAGCACCGGCAACCCCGGCATGGCCACCGGCGGCAGCGGCGACGTGCTCACCGGCCTGCTGCTGGCCCTGCGCTGCGACCAGCGCCTCTCCCCCCTGAATGCGGCCCTGCTGGGGGTATACGCCCACGGCCGCGCCGGCGACCTAGCCGCCGCCGAAACCGGCGAAGCCGGCCTCATTGCCGGTGACATTGCGCAGTTCATCGGCCCGGCCCTGCGGGAAATAGCAGGACCAGCCAGCTAAACAAGTTTGCCACCCAGCCCAAGCAGCTACGGCTACAGCAGAAAAGCCCGGACTGGTATCCGGGCTTTTTAACTGTAATAACAACTTGTACTGGCAATCAGCTAGCCGTAACGATTGGCTGCACTAAGAATAGAGGTGAATTGCAGTGCGGGAGAGGGAAAGGAAGGCGAGTTGGTTGATTCGATGGCTCAAAGGTCAGGGACAATCCGCCGGCGTGCAAGCCGCCGACAAGCTAAACAGTATCAACTACCGGTTGAGCATGATGAACAACCGAAATTCCCTCTCAATGAAACGCTTTACCTATCAGTTTCAGCAGAAACGGGGAATGATGGCGGCCTTCTTTGGTCTGACCCACGCAGTACAGAGGGCGTTGCCTGCCCCGGTACGCCAGTCGGCTCGTGTGCTTGGGCGCGGGCAACGCGTCCCTACCGTAGCAGCCACACCACCACAACTTGCAGCAGCAGTACCCCATCGGCCAGCAAGGCGAAGTAATAGTCGGGGCGCGACTCCTCGGCCAGCCAGATAACAACGGCCGCCGCGGCCAGTGGCACCAGCAGTGCCGCCTGGGTTGGCGCGGGCAGGCCGGGAGGGGCAATGGCTGCGGCGGCCAGTAGCGCCCCCAGCGCCAGTAGCTTTGTGGCTTGCACTCCGAAAACGCCCGGAAATGTGCGGGTGCCGGTCAGGCGGTCCTTGGTATAGTCGCGGATGTCGAACACCAAAGCCAGGGCCAGGACGAACAGGAAGCGCCGCGCAAACAGGGCCAGCACCACCGGCGCCCCCAGCGGGCGGCCCAGGTAGAGGGCCGGCAGCCAGACGGTGACGGCCGCCCACACGTAGGCAAGCAGAAATACCTTGAGCAAGGGCAAGTCGCGCAAGGCCCGCCAGCGGCCCCGCACCCGCACCAGCGGCCACGAATACAGCCCCGAAATCAGGAGCAGATGGGTCGAGAAGCCCAGCAGCCGGGGCCAGTCGTCCAGCCAGAACAACGTGCCGGCCACGCCCAGCGCCACCAGCGCCAGCGCTAGTAGTTCGCGCCGGTGCGCCCGTATCCAGCGCTTCCGCCCCGACAGTCCCACCGCCTGCTGGTGCTTGTAGGGCAGCACGCTGTCGAGGTTGTACAAAAACAGGGTGGCGGCAAACACCAGGCCGCCGAGCCGCGGTGGAATATGCACCCGCCAGTGCAGAAACGTGGCCCAGGTGAGGCCCAGTGCCGCCAGGGCCAGCCAGGTGCTGCTGTACAGCACGGCGTCCAGGGAGCGGCGCGCGGCCCCGGCCAGCCCAGCGCCAGCGGCCGACGAAGAAACGGAGAATGGCGCAGACGACGGCATAGCAACAACCCTGGGCCACTACTACCGAGCCCGCTACGCAAAAGTACGCCCCGGCAGGCGCTAGTCGCCGGTTTCGTCGTGGCTGGCGTCTACGGGCTTGGACTGGGGAGAGCCGTGCTGGCGCAGAAAGATGGACAGCCCCACAATGGCTACAATGGACAGAAACTCGCTTTGCCAGTTCTGAAACGACTCAAACCAGAACCGGCTCGTGCCCATGTACTCCAGCAGCGTTACGGTGGGCTTGCCTTGGTGCTGCTGCTCAATATTGTACACCTCGGCCCCACCCCTGGCGTGCAGCCACACCGAGCCAAAAAACAGCAGGAAAAACGCCAGGCTCAGGGAGCGGCGGTACAGGGCCAGCTGCCAGCCGCCGCGCTTCACCGGGCCGGGGGCATCGGGCTTGGTGGGGTCGGGCTCCTGGTCTATTTCCTCGTCTTCGTACAGCTTTTTCGACTCGGAAGAGCCGCGCTGCCGCAGCCAGATGGTAAGTACCACGTACACGCCCATCTGCAAAAACTCGCTTTCCCAGTTCTCAAAGGTTGCCTCCAGAAAGTGCCCGGAGCCCAGGTACTGCCCCAGGGTGAGCGGAGCCAGCTGCATCTGCTCTAATTCGCCGTTGTAGTCGTGCCAGCCGGTGAGCGTCTGCCCCACCATGGTGGCCAGCACCAGCGCAAAACCGACGAGCAACAGGCTGTTTTCGTACAGGAAGCGCAGCAAGGGAGAGGAGGGCGGTTGTTTGGGCATAGATGCCTCTACGGTAATCAGCCCCAAAAGTGTTCAGCTTGCTTGTGTACAGCAAAAAGCCCCTCCCGGTTGCTCGGAAGGGGCTGCGGCAGCGGTGTAGCGCAACCTGTGCAGTTGGCGCTACAGCATACCTGCTTAGCTCAGGGCCTCTTTCACGTCCACCTCGTCCAGAGGGTTGCCTTTGGGGAAGGTTTCCTCATATAGGCGGATGCTCTCTTCGATGATGCGGTAGGCATCGTCGCGGCCCATGAAGCGTTCCACGGTCACGTGCTTGTGTTCCAGGGCTTTGTAGTCTTCGAAGAAGCGCTGCATTTCCAGCAGGGTGTGCGGGGGCAGGTCGTCGAGGTCGTTGTAGTGGTTGACGGATACGTCGTGGGCGGCTACGGCAATGATTTTGTCGTCTTCCTCGTCGCCGTCTATCATCTGCATCACTCCAATCACCTTGGCCTCCACCAGGCACATGGGCACGATGTCGACCGAGCACAGCACCAGAATGTCCAGGGGGTCTTTGTCGTCGCAGTAGGTCTGCGGAATGAAGCCGTAGGCAGCCGGGTAGTGCACGGCCGAAAACAGCACGCGGTCCAGCTTGAGCAGGCCGCTGGCTTTGTCCAGCTCATACTTGCCCTTCGAGCCTTTGGGAATTTCAATGATGCCGTTCACAACTTTGGGGGCGTCGTCGCCGCGCTCTACGTCGTGCCAGGGATTAAAATGAGCCATGTTGTAAAAGCTTCAAGCTATAAGCTGCGAGCTACAAGCTTAAAAGTGTAAGAAATGAAAAACGTGTTAAACGAGAATTGTCGCTTCATGGCTGCCGGTTACTGACTTCGCGTGCAGAGGAGCTTGCCGCTTGTAGCTTACGGCTGGCCGCTTTCTTACCACCCGAGAACTTCGGCCAGGGGCTGCCCGGTGCAGCCGTCGGGCTCCTGAATGTGCAGCCACCGCGCCAACGTGGGCGCAATATCGGTAATCTTGGCCGGAGCCGACGACTTGCCGGCCTTCACGCCCCAGCCCCAGAACACCACCGGCACGTGGGTGTCGTAGTTGCCGGCCGAGCCGTGGGTGGTGCCTTTGTTGACGGGGTACTGGTACGACTCCAGCCAGCCGGGCTCCAGCACGATGAGCACGTCGCCGCTGCGCTTGGGAAAGTAGCCGTTTTCCAGGTACATCAGCATCCCGCTTTCCCAGTGCGACTTTTGCAGGTCGTCGGCCGTGATGGCGCGCGTCACGCCGGCGTAATTCAGCATGATGTCGGCCACTTCGTCCTGGAAGGTGCGCAGGTCCAGCTTCTTCTGTTGCAGCAGGGGGCGGTTGAGGTAGACCTGCTGGTTTTCGTAGCTGAGCACCCACGGGCCGGGGCCGTGGCGGCGCACCAGGGCTTGCTGCAGAGAGTCGCGCAGGAGGCGCGGGCCGACGGAACCGGCCGGGATGCGCTGGCTGCGCAGGAAGTCGGGCGAGTGAGCCGCGCCGTGGTCGGCGCTCAGAAACACCAGCACCTGCCGGCGGCCTAGGGTCTTGTCGAGATACGTAAACAGCCGCTCCAGGTCCCGGTCGAGGCGCAGGTAGGTGTCTTCGGTTTCAATGGCATTCACCCCAAACTGGTGCCCCACGTAGTCGGTGCTGCTAAAGCTCAGGGCCAGGAAGTCGGTGGTGCCGCGCTGGCCCAGCTGCTCGGCGCGCAGGGCTTCCAGGGCGAAGTCCAGGGTCAGGGAGTTGCCGAAGGGCGTGGACCGGATGAGGTCGAGGTTGCGGGCCGGGGCTTTTTCGCCGGTGGCTTCCAGGTTTTGCCGGGCCGCCGTGGGCAGGCCGCCGCTCAGCGCGGGCAAGTCGTGCGGGAATACGGGCTTGGCCTCGCCCTTGAACGTGGCCTCCCACGGCGCGTCGTCGGCGGTGCTTTCGGTGTACTGGCTGATGGGCAGCAGCGTTTCCCAGGGCTTGTCGAGGTAGCGGGCGGCGCGGTTTTCGGCGTTGAACTTCCGGGCCCACTCCGGCAGGGCCGCCATGTAAAACGTGCTGCTGATAAAGGCTCCGTTGGCGCCGTCGTACCAGTAGGCGGCGTTGGCGGAGTGGCCGGCCGGCAGGATGGAGCCCCGGTCTTTGATGCACACCCCAATCACCTTGCTCTGGAAGTTGGTGGCCAGGCGCAGCTCGTCGGTGATGGTGGAGGTGAGCATGTGGCGCGGCGACTGTTGCCCGGCCGCCGCCGTACCGCCCACGGCCTGCACGGTGTTGTCTTCCGTCACGTAGGTGCCCTTGCCGGCTTCGCGCACCAGCCAGTTGTTGCCGATGATGCCGTGCACCGAGGGTGTAGTGCCGGTGTAGATGCTGGCGTGGCCCGGCCCGGTGTAGGTGGGCACGTAGTTGTAGTGGGCGTTTTCGTAGCTGAATCCCTCGCCCAGCAGCCGCCGGAAGCCTCCCGGCCCGTACTTGTTCCAGTAGCGGTACAGATAGTCGTAGCGCATCTGGTCCACCACGATGCCCACCACCAGCTTAGGCCGGTTAAGGGGTTTGGCCGCTTTTTGGGCCGCGGCCGGCAGCGCCAGCGTAGCAGCAGCCAGAAGAAGAGAAAGGCGTGTTTTCAAGAAGGTAAGCCAGAGAAAAGAACGGCTGCAAAGATAGGGGCTGTAGAGACGCAACATCTTGCGTCTCGTCGTTGCTGATGTTGTATATCCTGGTCACGCGACATGCGTTGCGGCAACGGTGCTGAGAAGTGCGTCTCCTCACCCAAACCATCCGAACGGAGCCGTTCAACGCTGAAACGCGAAAAGTCGCGCCCGCCGGATGCCCAGCTCCTCCGCAGCCTAAATCCGGGGTGGCCGTACAGCCCATTACCTTTTCCATTTTCCCAGCTATGACAACCGACCAGCCCTATGCCCTCATCTTCGACATGGACGGCACCCTCATCGACAACACCCCTTACCAGGCCAAATCCTTCCAGCTGCTGTTCCGCGACCTGGGCCTGACCACCAACGCCCGCAAGCTGCTGGAGCGCCTCAACGGGATGCCGGCCACCAACATCCTCAAAACCGTTTTCACCAACCCCGTCCCCGAGAAACAGCTCAAGGAATACGCCAGCCAGCGTGAGTTTCTGTACCGGGTGCTGTACTGGGATAAGCGCCGCGAAGTAGCCGGCCTCACCGCGTTTCTGGAGGCGGCCCGCGCGGCCGGCTTCAAGCTGGCCCTGGGCACCGGCTCCCCCGGCGACACCATCAGCTACATTATCGACCACCTCGACCTGCGCCGCTTCTTCGACGTGGTGGTGGGCAAAGACGACGTGGAGCGCGGCAAGCCCCACGCCGACACCTACACCACTACCGCCCACGAGCTGGGCATCCCGCCCGAGCGGTGCGTGGTCTTTGAGGATGCCATTCTGGGCGAACAATCGGCTTACAAAGCCGGTATGCGCTGCATCTGCCTTACCACCTCCATCAAAGCCGACAAGTTCCAGGCGCCCCTGCACGTCATCCGGGACTTCACCGAAATTACCCCCCAGCAAGTACGGGACCTGCTGGAGCAGCATCCCGAAACGCCCAAGCCCAGCCAGGAACTGGCCAAGCGGCAGTACATGAAGCTGTAGCCC
This region of Hymenobacter sp. YIM 151500-1 genomic DNA includes:
- the sdaAA gene encoding L-serine ammonia-lyase, iron-sulfur-dependent, subunit alpha, whose amino-acid sequence is MSLLFTDFASWQAHCAATGEPLFQPVLAYEVEQKGRTEEEIWTGLQRAYDVMRDAVHTGLTQNMTSRSGMVNNGAKKIAASPVTVLSPEFKQLVTRALGAKEVNSCMGRVVAAPTAGASGILPGVLVTLQDLHRLPDRAILEGLLVAAGIALIIEQNASLAGAVGGCQAETGSAAAMGAGAIVYCLGGSVEQTFAAVAITIQCMLGLVCDPVAGLVEVPCVVRNASAAAIAFSSAQIAIAGVDPVIPVDQCVAALGEVGQSMETRYKETALGGLANTPRGREIEKMVLVQDVQILPDEGV
- the msrB gene encoding peptide-methionine (R)-S-oxide reductase MsrB, yielding MQTWNDVIRLANHGSPAPDTRVEKTDAEWRQQLTPEQYYITRQHGTERAFTGEYCEAHEAGLYACVCCGTPLYDSRTKFESGTGWPSFTQPVKDNALRYKKDTSYGMTRVEVLCNTCDAHQGHVFPDGPPPSGLRLCINSAAIKLVSEKQEA
- a CDS encoding M949_RS01915 family surface polysaccharide biosynthesis protein, which encodes MVLRKSWVLGLLMALAACSEGSKHPQEAAAPSVARGPAAPAPANSDSIPIRRLKAIQLPTTSRPPGTLLETRQWTDANGDNLLVLTRRGPLLEKATKYTEPEHYVELFARQYVRRAGRWQELWRLQDAVHNCPFDMWLGPLPGATSVTDLDHDGQTETTLVYKLTCRSDVSPSQLKLIMREGPAKYALRGYTVVQVDSVPISQRAPANPCCLDTLGKRQLEAPEGYLLTAGRYETEKEFRAAPPAFLRFARQQWRKWSVRDTFEQL
- a CDS encoding NAD(P)H-hydrate dehydratase, encoding MKLLSAAQTRALDQATIEQQRLGPGQLMERAATACTNWLLDTVAPSYDLPLHIFCGPGNNGGDGLVMARQLHLAGYAPQVWLLPAAHRSADFELHRQRLPAELAVAELEANQLPTIPPEAWVIDALFGTGLSRPLEGLAAQVVEHLNQSGAAIVAIDLPSGLFADAPQPADSAVVRARTTVGFQLPKLAYLLPRNAPFVGDWTVLPIGLDTDFIHSTPVDNYFVDAEFVAGRLPRRGRFSHKGTFGHALLLAGSRGKIGAALLAARACLRGGVGLLTVHAPAVGYSILQTAVPEAMTLTDPAPNFLTELPELAPYAAVGIGPGLGQEDATAEVLRRLLHQAAAARLPLVLDADALNLLSRHRDLLALLPPDALLTPHPKEFERLTGEAARNDYHRLEQLRSFCRQHRCYCVLKGAYTALGTPDGPVYFNSTGNPGMATGGSGDVLTGLLLALRCDQRLSPLNAALLGVYAHGRAGDLAAAETGEAGLIAGDIAQFIGPALREIAGPAS
- a CDS encoding UbiA prenyltransferase family protein, yielding MPSSAPFSVSSSAAGAGLAGAARRSLDAVLYSSTWLALAALGLTWATFLHWRVHIPPRLGGLVFAATLFLYNLDSVLPYKHQQAVGLSGRKRWIRAHRRELLALALVALGVAGTLFWLDDWPRLLGFSTHLLLISGLYSWPLVRVRGRWRALRDLPLLKVFLLAYVWAAVTVWLPALYLGRPLGAPVVLALFARRFLFVLALALVFDIRDYTKDRLTGTRTFPGVFGVQATKLLALGALLAAAAIAPPGLPAPTQAALLVPLAAAAVVIWLAEESRPDYYFALLADGVLLLQVVVVWLLR
- a CDS encoding DUF6766 family protein; the encoded protein is MPKQPPSSPLLRFLYENSLLLVGFALVLATMVGQTLTGWHDYNGELEQMQLAPLTLGQYLGSGHFLEATFENWESEFLQMGVYVVLTIWLRQRGSSESKKLYEDEEIDQEPDPTKPDAPGPVKRGGWQLALYRRSLSLAFFLLFFGSVWLHARGGAEVYNIEQQHQGKPTVTLLEYMGTSRFWFESFQNWQSEFLSIVAIVGLSIFLRQHGSPQSKPVDASHDETGD
- a CDS encoding inorganic diphosphatase yields the protein MAHFNPWHDVERGDDAPKVVNGIIEIPKGSKGKYELDKASGLLKLDRVLFSAVHYPAAYGFIPQTYCDDKDPLDILVLCSVDIVPMCLVEAKVIGVMQMIDGDEEDDKIIAVAAHDVSVNHYNDLDDLPPHTLLEMQRFFEDYKALEHKHVTVERFMGRDDAYRIIEESIRLYEETFPKGNPLDEVDVKEALS
- the pafA gene encoding alkaline phosphatase PafA — its product is MKTRLSLLLAAATLALPAAAQKAAKPLNRPKLVVGIVVDQMRYDYLYRYWNKYGPGGFRRLLGEGFSYENAHYNYVPTYTGPGHASIYTGTTPSVHGIIGNNWLVREAGKGTYVTEDNTVQAVGGTAAAGQQSPRHMLTSTITDELRLATNFQSKVIGVCIKDRGSILPAGHSANAAYWYDGANGAFISSTFYMAALPEWARKFNAENRAARYLDKPWETLLPISQYTESTADDAPWEATFKGEAKPVFPHDLPALSGGLPTAARQNLEATGEKAPARNLDLIRSTPFGNSLTLDFALEALRAEQLGQRGTTDFLALSFSSTDYVGHQFGVNAIETEDTYLRLDRDLERLFTYLDKTLGRRQVLVFLSADHGAAHSPDFLRSQRIPAGSVGPRLLRDSLQQALVRRHGPGPWVLSYENQQVYLNRPLLQQKKLDLRTFQDEVADIMLNYAGVTRAITADDLQKSHWESGMLMYLENGYFPKRSGDVLIVLEPGWLESYQYPVNKGTTHGSAGNYDTHVPVVFWGWGVKAGKSSAPAKITDIAPTLARWLHIQEPDGCTGQPLAEVLGW
- a CDS encoding HAD family hydrolase — protein: MTTDQPYALIFDMDGTLIDNTPYQAKSFQLLFRDLGLTTNARKLLERLNGMPATNILKTVFTNPVPEKQLKEYASQREFLYRVLYWDKRREVAGLTAFLEAARAAGFKLALGTGSPGDTISYIIDHLDLRRFFDVVVGKDDVERGKPHADTYTTTAHELGIPPERCVVFEDAILGEQSAYKAGMRCICLTTSIKADKFQAPLHVIRDFTEITPQQVRDLLEQHPETPKPSQELAKRQYMKL